From a region of the Thermococcus sp. genome:
- a CDS encoding winged helix-turn-helix domain-containing protein has protein sequence MDRDFRSIILWLFVGSKGGPTRARILFRIKESPMNVHRIAKELNLNYRTVKYHLELMREHGVVERVGNDYGAIYIPGEAVEKNWDEIESILRRNGL, from the coding sequence ATGGACAGGGACTTCAGGAGCATCATCCTGTGGCTCTTCGTTGGATCAAAGGGAGGACCCACCAGGGCAAGGATTCTTTTCCGCATAAAGGAGTCACCGATGAACGTCCACAGAATAGCCAAGGAGCTGAACCTCAACTACCGGACGGTCAAGTACCATCTGGAACTCATGCGAGAGCACGGTGTCGTTGAAAGGGTTGGCAACGACTATGGGGCCATATACATACCTGGTGAGGCAGTGGAGAAAAACTGGGATGAAATAGAGTCAATACTAAGGAGGAATGGCCTATGA